In one Magallana gigas chromosome 7, xbMagGiga1.1, whole genome shotgun sequence genomic region, the following are encoded:
- the LOC105329786 gene encoding myosin heavy chain, striated muscle isoform X11: MSNVGPFDPQDPDFQYLAVDRKKMLKEQTQPFDGKKMCWVPDEKEGFVGAEIQSSKGDEITVKTIEKQENRTVKKDDIQQMNPPKFEKIEDMANMTYLNEASVLHNLRSRYYLGMIYTYSGLFCVAINPYRRLPIYTESIIAKYRGKRRMEMPPHLFSIADNAYQFMVQDRENQSMLITGESGAGKTENTKKVIQYFAHVAASLQKKSGDVEEKKDTKKGNLEDQIIQANPVLEAFGNAKTVRNNNSSRFGKFIRIHFGPTGKIAGADIETYLLEKSRVTFQQPAERDYHIFYQLLSGGLKDIKERLLCECDPALFSFINQGALTVEGIDDVEEMRITDEAFDILGFTQEEKNSMYKCTGAILHMGEMKFKQRPREEQAEADGTAEAERVAFLLGVNAGDLLKALLKPKIKVGTEVVTQGRNKDQVVYSVGALAKSIYDRMFKWLVMRVNKTLDTKAKRNYYIGVLDIAGFEIFDFNSFEQLCINYTNERLQQFFNHHMFILEQEEYKKEGIQWEFIDFGMDLQACIDLIEKPMGILSILEEECMFPKANDNTFKEKLYANHMGKSPNFGKPGKASKPGLPAPHFELHHYAGSVPYNIGGWLEKNKDPINETVVELLSHSKEHLVQTLFASHDDPADSGGHKKKKKSASFQTISALHRESLNKLMKNLYSTHPHFVRCIIPNEFKQPGVIDAALVLNQLQCNGVLEGIRICRKGFPSRVIYSEFKQRYSILAPNAIPQGFADGKVVTEKILLALQLDPAEYRLGNTKVFFKAGVLGMLEEMRDERLGKIISMFQAHIRGYLVRKQYKKLQDQRVGLSIIQRNIRKWLMLRNWQWWRLYCKVKPLLNIARAEEEMKKKLEEMEKIKEELEKISRIKKELEEQNVTLLEQKNDIYLQLQTEQDSLVDAEDRIEKLINQKADLESQLKEMEERLLDEEDAAADLEGIKKKMESENDELKKDIEDLENSLAKAEQEKATRDNQIKTLQDEMASQDEVIARLNRDKKSMDEGTKQLNEKLQAEEDKVNHLNKLKQKLESTLDELEDNLEREKKVRGDVEKAKRKLEQDLKSTQGAVEDLERIKRDLEEANRKKDAEIANMNARLEDEGGLVASLQRKIKELQARIEELEEELEAERAARTKVEKQRAEVTRELEDLSERLDEAGGATSAQIELNKKREQELLKLRRDLEESTLQHEAQVSSLRKKQTDTANEMADQIDQLQKAKSRVERERLELIDECEELLLSLEQLEKERGAVDKVTKHLESQLSEANAKIEEANRQIQDLNNQRSKYSQESTDLAAQLEDAEHRIGALTKEKVALASQLEEARRSLDEETRARQKLQSDVRNLNADIDTLREQLEEEQESKSDMQRQLSKANTEVQMWRAKFEGEGTARAEELEEAKRKLMAKLQEAEQNAEASEAKVSALEKGKARLQGEMEDLMIDVERANANANSLEKKQRAFDKTIQEWQQKVNDLQQELENAQKEARGYSAELFRVKAQYEESQDSIEQLRRENKNLADEIHELTDQLSEGGRSVHEVEKAKRRLEMEKEELQAALEEAEAALEQEEAKVMRSQLEISTIRSEIDRRLQEKEEEFENTRRNHQRAMDSMQASLEAEAKGKAENMRIKKKLEQDINELEIALDAANRGKADLEKNVKKYQQQIKEMQTQIEEEQRQREEARESYNMAERRCMMLQGEVEELRTALEQAERARKAAESELSEANERVNELSAQVSSFQGQKRKLESDIQAMQTDLDEMNNEVKAADERAKKAVADAARLTDELRAEQEHSQQIEKFRKGLEGQIKELQVRLEEAEAQALKGGKKMIAKLEQRVRELEGELDSEQRRHAETQKNMRKADRRMKELAFQADEDRKNHERLQELIEKLQNKIKTYKRQVEEAEEIAAINLAKYRKVQHELEDAEERADTAEGSLTKLRAKNRSSVSVTRTSVSSSSMGPSSNPNFLSPRMRASSSYRSVTPSFDINNDSY, encoded by the exons ATGTCGAATGTTGGACCCTTCGATCCTCAGGATCCAGATTTCCAGTATCTGGCCGTGGACCGGAAGAAGATGCTGAAGGAACAGACCCAGCCCTTCGACGGCAAGAAAATGTGTTGGGTGCCCGACGAGAAAGAGGGCTTTGTGGGAGCCGAAATCCAGTCCTCTAAAGGAGATGAGATTACCGTCAAGACTATTGAAAAGCAGGAG AACCGTACAGTGAAGAAGGATGATATCCAACAGATGAACCCACCCAAGTTTGAGAAGATCGAGGACATGGCCAACATGACGTATCTGAACGAAGCCTCTGTACTGCACAACTTGAGATCTCGTTACTACCTGGGGATGATCTAT ACCTACTCTGGACTTTTCTGTGTGGCCATCAACCCCTACCGCCGCCTCCCCATCTACACAGAGAGCATCATCGCCAAATACAGAGGAAAGAGAAGGATGGAGATGCCCCCTCACTTGTTCTCAATCGCAGACAACGCCTACCAGTTCATGGTGCAAG ATCGTGAAAACCAGTCTATGCTTATCAC agGAGAGTCTGGAGCTGGTAAAACTGAAAATACGAAAAAAGTCATCCAGTATTTTGCCCACGTTGCCGCTAGTTTACAAAAGAAGAGCGGAGATGTTGAGGAAAAGAAAGATACTAAGAAG GGAAATCTGGAAGACCAGATCATTCAGGCTAACCCTGTATTAGAAGCTTTTGGTAACGCCAAGACAGTTCGAAACAACAATTCCTCTCGATTC GGAAAATTCATCAGAATTCACTTTGGACCTACCGGGAAAATCGCTGGAGCAGATATTGAAACAT ACCTGCTGGAGAAATCTCGTGTGACATTCCAACAACCAGCCGAGAGAGACTACCACATATTTTACCAGCTGTTGTCTGGGGGTCTGAAGGACATTAAAG AGCGACTCCTTTGCGAGTGTGACCCCGCCCTGTTCTCCTTCATCAACCAGGGAGCTCTGACTGTGGAAGGCATTGATGACGTGGAGGAAATGAGAATCACTGAT GAAGCTTTTGATATTCTCGGGTTTACTCAAGAAGAGAAGAATAGCATGTACAAGTGCACTGGTGCCATTCTCCACATGGGAGAGATGAAGTTCAAACAAAGGCCTCGTGAAGAGCAGGCAGAAGCTGATGGCACTGCTG AGGCTGAAAGGGTGGCCTTCCTGTTGGGTGTCAATGCTGGAGATTTGTTGAAAGCTCTCCTGAAACCCAAGATCAAGGTTGGAACCGAAGTTGTCACCCAGGGCAGAAATAAAGACCAA GTGGTTTATTCCGTTGGTGCCCTCGCCAAGTCCATCTACGACCGCATGTTCAAATGGTTGGTTATGCGTGTCAACAAGACTCTTGACACCAAGGCCAAGAGAAACTACTACATTGGTGTCCTGGATATCGCTGGTTTCGAAATCTTCGAC ttCAACAGCTTTGAACAACTGTGCATCAACTACACCAATGAAAGGCTTCAACAGTTCTTCAACCACCACATGTTCATTCTGGAACAAGAAGAATATAAGAAGGAGGGTATTCAATGGGAATTCATCGACTTCGGAATGGATCTGCAGGCGTGTATCGATCTCATTGAAAAG CCTATGGGTATTTTGTCCATCCTGGAAGAAGAGTGCATGTTCCCCAAGGCCAACGATAACACCTTCAAGGAGAAACTGTATGCCAACCACATGGGCAAGTCTCCCAACTTTGGAAAGCCTGGAAAAGCATCCAAGCCCGGTCTTCCTGCACCTCACTTTGAACTGCATCACTATGCCGGAAGT GTGCCATACAACATCGGTGGCTGGTTAGAGAAGAACAAGGATCCAATTAACGAGACTGTCGTGGAGCTCCTCAGCCACTCCAAGGAACACCTTGTCCAGACCCTCTTCGCTTCTCATGATGACCCAG CTGATAGTGGTGGCcacaagaagaagaagaagtccGCTTCCTTCCAGACCATCTCAGCTCTGCACAGG GAATCCCTGAACAAGCTGATGAAGAACCTGTACAGCACTCACCCCCACTTTGTCCGCTGTATCATTCCCAACGAGTTCAAACAACCAGGCGTCATTGATGCCGCCCTGGTCCTGAACCAGCTGCAATGTAACGGTGTCCTGGAAGGAATCCGTATTTGCAGGAAAGGATTCCCTAGCAGAGTTATCTACTCTGAGTTCAAACAGAG ATACTCCATTTTGGCCCCCAACGCCATCCCTCAAGGATTTGCTGATGGCAAGGTTGTCACTGAGAAAATCCTTCTGGCCCTGCAGTTGGACCCCGCAGAGTACAGGCTCGGAAACACCAAGGTCTTCTTCAAGGCTGGTGTTCTCGGTATGTTGGAAGAGATGAGAGATGAACGTCTCGGAAAGATCATCTCTATGTTCCAGGCTCATATCCGTGGATACCTCGTCCGCAAGCAATACAAAAAGCTTCAAGACCAgag AGTCGGACTTTCCATCATCCAGAGGAACATCAGAAAATGGTTGATGCTCCGCAACTGGCAGTGGTGGAGACTGTACTGCAAA GTCAAGCCTTTGTTGAACATTGCTCGCGCTGAAGAGGAAATGAAGAAAAAGCTTGAGGAAATGGAAAAGATCAAGGAAGAACTTGAGAAAATCAGCCGTATCAAGAAAGAGCTTGAGGAGCAAAACGTGACCCTTCTGGAACAGAAAAACGATATTTACCTTCAGCTGCAGACCGAGCAAGACAGTTTGGTGGACGCTGAGGACAGAATCGAAAAACTCATCAACCAGAAGGCCGACCTGGAGAGCCAGCTGAAGGAGATGGAGGAGAGACTTCTGGACGAGGAGGACGCTGCAGCAGACCTAGAAGGCATCAAGAAGAAGATGGAGTCAGAAAACGACGAACTGAAGAAAGACATTGAAGACCTAGAAAACTCTTTGGCCAAA GCTGAACAAGAAAAGGCAACTAGAGATAACCAAATTAAGACTCTTCAGGACGAAATGGCATCACAAGACGAGGTAATTGCTCGCCTCAATAGAGATAAAAAGAGTATGGATGAGGGTACAAAACAGCTCAACGAGAAACTTCAGGCCGAGGAAGACAAGGTCAATCACCTCAACAAACTTAAACAGAAGTTGGAGTCTACTCTAGATGAG CTCGAGGACAATCTGGAGAGAGAGAAGAAAGTGAGAGGTGACGTTGAAAAGGCCAAGAGGAAGCTTGAGCAAGATTTGAAATCCACTCAGGGCGCTGTGGAAGATCTCGAACGCATTAAACGCGACCTCGAGGAAGCCAACAGAAA GAAAGATGCCGAGATTGCCAACATGAACGCTCGTCTGGAAGATGAGGGTGGACTCGTGGCTTCTCTACAGAGGAAAATCAAGGAGCTTCAG GCCAGGATCGAGGAACTTGAGGAGGAATTGGAAGCTGAAAGGGCTGCAAGAACAAAG GTCGAGAAACAACGTGCTGAAGTTACTAGAGAACTCGAAGATCTTAGCGAACGCCTTGATGAGGCTGGTGGTGCAACTTCCGCTCAG ATCGAGTTGAACAAAAAGAGGGAACAAGAACTGTTGAAGCTTCGCCGTGATTTGGAGGAATCGACTCTTCAACATGAAGCACAGGTGTCCTCTCTTCGCAAGAAGCAAACTGACACCGCTAATGAAATGGCTGACCAAATCGACCAACTTCAGAAAGCTAAATCTAG AGTGGAGCGAGAAAGACTGGAACTGATTGACGAGTGTGAGGAACTTCTCCTATCCCTGGAACAACTGGAGAAAGAACGG GGAGCTGTTGATAAGGTTACCAAGCATCTCGAAAGCCAACTTTCAGAGGCGAATGCTAAAATTGAGGAAGCCAACAGACAGATCCAAGACCTCAATAACCAGAGGTCCAAGTACAGTCAGGAGTCCACAGACCTCGCCGCTCAACTTGAGGATGCCGAACACCGAATCGGCGCTCTTACCAAGGAGAAGGTTGCTCTTGCTAGCCAGCTGGAGGAAGCCAGACGTTCTCTTGATGAGGAAACAAGAGCCAGACAGAAGTTGCAGAGCGACGTGAGGAACCTGAATGCTGACATCGACACCCTCCGTGAACAGCTAGAGGAAGAGCAGGAGTCCAAATCAGACATGCAGCGACAACTGTCCAAGGCCAACACCGAGGTACAGATGTGGCGAGCCAAGTTCGAGGGAGAGGGTACAGCTCGTGCTGAGGAACTTGAAGAGGCAAA GAGGAAGCTCATGGCCAAGCTTCAAGAGGCCGAGCAAAATGCAGAGGCATCTGAGGCCAAGGTTAGCGCTTTGGAGAAGGGCAAAGCCAGATTGCAGGGCGAGATGGAAGATCTAATGATCGATGTCGAGAGAGCCAACGCTAACGCCAACTCCCTGGAGAAGAAACAGCGTGCTTTCGACAAAACCATTCAAGAATGGCAGCAAAAGGTTAACGATCTTCAACAGGAACTTGAAAATGCCCAGAAAGAGGCCCGTGGTTACTCTGCTGAGCTCTTCCGTGTTAAGGCCCAATACGAAGAAAGCCAAGACTCTATTGAACAATTGCGAAGGGAGAACAAGAACCTTGCTG ATGAAATCCACGAACTGACTGATCAACTCTCCGAGGGAGGTCGCAGCGTTCACGAAGTTGAGAAAGCAAAACGCCGTCTGGAAATGGAAAAGGAAGAGCTCCAGGCAGCCCTGGAAGAAGCTGAAGCAGCTCTAGAACAAGAGGAAGCTAAAGTTATGCGTTCTCAGCTGGAGATCTCTACTATCCGATCTGAGATTGACCGCAGGCTTCAGGAGAAGGAGGAAGAATTCGAAAACACTCG tCGTAACCACCAACGTGCAATGGATTCCATGCAGGCAAGTCTTGAAGCTGAGGCCAAGGGCAAAGCTGAAAACATGAGAATCAAGAAGAAATTAGAACAGGACATTAACGAACTTGAAATTGCTCTTGATGCTGCCAACAGAGGAAAGGCTGATTTGGAAAAGAACGTTAAAAAGTACCAACAACAAATCAAG GAAATGCAAACTCAAATCGAAGAGGAGCAACGCCAGAGAGAAGAGGCCCGTGAATCTTATAATATGGCTGAGCGCCGCTGCATGATGCTTCAAGGTGAAGTTGAGGAACTCAGAACAGCCCTTGAACAAGCTGAGAGGGCAAGAAAAGCAGCAGAGAGCGAACTCTCTGAAGCCAACGAACGTGTGAATGAACTTTCTGCCCAAGTGTCCTCTTTCCAGGGACAGAAGAGGAAACTTGAAAGCGATATCCAGGCTATGCAG acCGATCTTGATGAAATGAACAACGAAGTGAAGGCCGCTGATGAACGCGCTAAGAAAGCTGTGGCTGACGCCGCTCGTCTCACCGACGAACTCCGCGCCGAACAGGAGCACAGCCAGCAGATCGAGAAGTTCCGTAAGGGATTAGAAGGACAAATCAAGGAGCTTCAAGTCAGACTTGAGGAGGCCGAGGCTCAGGCACTCAAAGGAGGAAAGAAGATGATCGCCAAACTAGAACAAAGA GTAAGAGAACTTGAAGGAGAACTTGACAGCGAACAGAGAAGACACGCCGAGACCCAGAAGAACATGCGCAAGGCCGATCGCCGTATGAAGGAACTGGCCTTCCAAGCTGACGAAGACCGCAAGAACCACGAGAGACTGCAGGAACTCATTGAAAAACTGCAGAATAAGATCAAGACATACAAGAGACAAGTCGAAGAGGCT GAGGAGATCGCCGCTATCAACCTTGCCAAGTACCGCAAGGTACAGCATGAGCTCGAGGACGCCGAGGAGAGGGCCGATACCGCCGAGGGCTCGCTTACCAAGCTCCGTGCCAAGAACAGAAGCTCTGTGTCTGTTACCCGCACCTCTGTGTCATCTTCTTCAATG